In Candidatus Binatia bacterium, one DNA window encodes the following:
- a CDS encoding alpha/beta fold hydrolase, with translation MAALLAACSGSSSSPPEPDIAWHDCDPEAVSEEYINQLGERLKCATLAVPLDHDDPRGATIELGLSRVAAGDPSRRRNAIFVNPGGPGADGLSLGAELGALFALADPSDPLGAKLRRISDEYDVIGFSPRGLGSSTHLTCELDAQFHVTLLASTAFTPENLNAIHENKLLEARACRANPLTPYINTDAVVRDIDFVREKLGDEKVSYIGYSYGTWLGLWYASRFPERVDRMMLDSVVNYTLPSFYAEGDDQAVPLQFILDELVSPYAAALDPIFGLGSSPDEIRGIFGELPVELQTVLSSKLYGLLFSQKAADDTVVQLGAAKGVGEVLHAHPDAPREELEARVAERRYAPDDEVDEVMREAASELLDGTLELKSGERDPVELDPESAVNKAVVCNDGPSPTDPEFWIREVEAIRDTAPVFARIANCTDEWGGPSVAKPDVEGARRVPNILFVQNQYDGATPLDGALKTRDLLGNVSLVYQTRDYTHGVFPSQEVCIDDPVAEFFAADEIPDRYVVECEGKGLLDGLPSAAAGALPETLRAQAVRGASGDASSAYLDPDVARTLAQRIHDQIRSAAAAARGADAR, from the coding sequence ATGGCGGCCCTGCTGGCCGCCTGCTCTGGCTCGTCGTCGTCGCCGCCCGAGCCGGACATCGCGTGGCACGACTGCGATCCGGAAGCCGTTTCCGAAGAATACATCAACCAACTTGGCGAGCGTCTGAAGTGCGCGACGCTCGCGGTGCCGCTCGACCACGACGATCCCCGAGGCGCCACGATCGAGCTCGGGCTGTCGCGGGTCGCGGCGGGCGATCCGTCGCGGCGGCGCAACGCGATCTTCGTGAATCCGGGCGGCCCCGGCGCCGACGGGCTCTCCTTGGGAGCGGAGCTCGGAGCGCTCTTCGCCCTCGCCGATCCGTCGGATCCGCTCGGCGCCAAGCTGCGCCGGATCTCGGACGAGTACGACGTGATCGGCTTCTCGCCGCGCGGCCTGGGCTCCTCGACGCATCTCACCTGCGAGCTCGACGCGCAGTTTCACGTGACGCTCCTGGCGTCGACGGCGTTCACGCCGGAGAACCTGAACGCGATCCACGAGAACAAGCTTCTCGAGGCGCGCGCGTGCCGGGCGAATCCGCTGACGCCGTACATCAACACCGACGCGGTCGTGCGCGACATCGACTTCGTGCGTGAGAAGCTCGGCGACGAGAAGGTGAGCTACATCGGCTACTCGTACGGCACCTGGCTCGGTCTCTGGTACGCGAGCCGGTTCCCCGAGCGCGTCGACCGCATGATGCTCGACAGCGTGGTGAACTACACGCTGCCGAGCTTCTATGCGGAGGGCGACGACCAGGCGGTGCCGCTGCAGTTCATCCTCGACGAGCTCGTCAGCCCGTACGCCGCGGCGCTCGACCCGATCTTCGGGCTCGGCTCGTCGCCCGACGAGATCCGCGGCATCTTCGGCGAGCTGCCGGTCGAGCTGCAGACCGTGCTCAGCAGCAAGCTCTACGGCCTGCTGTTCTCGCAGAAGGCGGCGGACGACACGGTGGTGCAGCTCGGCGCGGCGAAGGGCGTCGGCGAGGTGCTGCACGCCCATCCCGACGCGCCGCGCGAGGAGCTCGAAGCGCGCGTCGCCGAGCGCCGCTATGCGCCGGACGACGAGGTCGACGAGGTCATGCGCGAGGCGGCGAGCGAGCTGCTCGACGGGACCCTCGAGCTCAAGAGCGGCGAGCGGGATCCGGTGGAGCTCGATCCGGAGTCTGCCGTGAACAAGGCGGTCGTCTGCAACGACGGGCCCTCACCCACCGATCCGGAGTTCTGGATCCGGGAGGTCGAGGCGATCCGCGACACCGCGCCCGTGTTCGCGCGCATCGCGAACTGCACGGACGAGTGGGGCGGGCCGAGCGTCGCGAAGCCGGACGTCGAGGGTGCGCGGCGCGTGCCGAACATCCTGTTCGTGCAGAACCAGTACGACGGCGCGACGCCGCTCGACGGCGCGCTCAAGACCCGCGATCTGCTCGGCAACGTGAGCCTGGTCTACCAGACGCGCGACTACACCCATGGCGTGTTCCCGAGCCAGGAGGTGTGCATCGACGACCCGGTCGCGGAGTTCTTCGCCGCCGACGAGATCCCCGATCGCTACGTCGTCGAGTGCGAGGGCAAGGGCCTGCTCGACGGCCTGCCGTCCGCCGCGGCGGGCGCGCTGCCCGAGACCCTGCGTGCCCAGGCGGTGCGCGGCGCGAGCGGCGATGCGAGCAGCGCGTACCTCGATCCGGACGTGGCGCGCACGCTCGCGCAGCGGATCCACGACCAGATCCGGTCCGCGGCGGCCGCCGCACGCGGCGCCGACGCGCGCTGA
- a CDS encoding molybdopterin-dependent oxidoreductase produces the protein MNSSEWRQSACILCECNCGIEIQVGEDKRTFERIRGDRAHPASKGYTCQKALRLDHYQNGRHRLDTPLRRRADGTFEPVDWDTAIAEVAAGLARVRDTYGGETIFYFGGGGQGNHLNGGYATATRAALGSVYRSNALAQEKTGEFWVNGKMLGGYTRGDIANAEVAVWVGKNPYQSHGIPHARTTLKEIARDPSRSMIVIDPRRTETAELADYHLRLKPGTDAWCLAALAAVLVQEGLVNRAWWAEHGAGLEELEPVLAAVDVDAYARICELDPELIRRTARRIASASSVAVYEDLGVQMNLHSTLCSYLEKLLWALTGNFAKRGGHYIPTSIVSLAGSGVERREKLSPVVGARIISNMVPCNVIPEEILTDHPKRYRAMIVESANPAHSLADSPRMREALAALEFVVVIDVAMTETAQLAHYVLPAASQFEKWEATFFNFEFPRNSFHLRRPVVEALPGTLPEAEIHARIVEALGALDGVDLTPLREAANVGRKEFRDAFLAFMGAHPELEKLTPVILYRTLGPTLPNGAAAAALLWGAANIAALRFPESLARAGFGGDDPGGALFDAILSSPSGVVFSVDEPEDCWSRVRTGDGRIHVDNEIMIRALAELATTPPPASDPEFPFVLSAGERRSFTANTIFRSPEWRKKDYEGALRISEVDAARLGLTSGDRAVLTTKRGRAEVVVEVSPMMRPGHISLPNGLGLTRTPDEPPVGVRPNELTSGEHRDPIAGTPYHKHVPARLERLEARA, from the coding sequence GGCGAGGACAAAAGGACCTTCGAGCGCATCCGCGGCGACAGGGCGCACCCCGCCTCGAAGGGCTACACGTGCCAGAAGGCGCTGCGGCTCGACCACTACCAGAACGGTCGCCATCGCCTCGACACGCCGCTGCGTCGCCGCGCCGACGGCACCTTCGAGCCCGTCGACTGGGACACCGCGATCGCCGAGGTCGCCGCGGGTCTCGCGCGCGTGCGCGACACGTACGGCGGCGAGACGATCTTCTACTTCGGCGGCGGCGGTCAGGGGAACCACCTGAACGGCGGCTACGCGACGGCAACGCGCGCGGCGCTCGGCAGCGTGTACCGCTCGAACGCGCTCGCGCAGGAGAAGACCGGCGAGTTCTGGGTCAACGGCAAGATGCTCGGCGGCTACACGCGCGGGGACATCGCGAACGCCGAGGTCGCGGTGTGGGTCGGCAAGAACCCGTACCAGTCGCACGGCATCCCCCACGCCCGCACGACGCTGAAGGAGATCGCGCGCGATCCGTCACGCTCGATGATCGTGATCGATCCGCGGCGCACGGAGACCGCGGAGCTCGCCGACTACCACCTGAGGCTCAAGCCCGGCACCGACGCGTGGTGCCTCGCCGCCCTCGCCGCGGTGCTCGTGCAGGAGGGTCTCGTGAACCGCGCGTGGTGGGCGGAGCACGGCGCCGGCCTCGAGGAGCTCGAGCCCGTCCTCGCCGCCGTGGACGTCGATGCGTACGCACGGATCTGCGAGCTCGATCCCGAGCTCATCCGCCGCACCGCGCGTCGCATCGCGTCGGCGTCGAGCGTCGCGGTGTACGAGGACCTCGGCGTCCAGATGAACCTGCACTCGACGCTGTGCAGCTACCTCGAGAAGCTGCTCTGGGCGCTGACCGGCAACTTCGCGAAGCGCGGCGGCCACTACATCCCGACGTCGATCGTGTCGCTCGCCGGCAGCGGCGTCGAGCGCCGCGAGAAGCTGTCGCCGGTCGTCGGCGCGCGGATCATCTCGAACATGGTCCCGTGCAACGTGATCCCCGAGGAGATCCTCACGGATCACCCGAAGCGCTACCGGGCGATGATCGTCGAGTCGGCCAACCCGGCGCACTCGCTCGCCGACAGCCCGCGGATGCGCGAGGCGCTCGCGGCGCTCGAATTCGTCGTCGTGATCGACGTCGCGATGACCGAGACGGCGCAGCTCGCGCACTACGTGCTGCCGGCCGCGTCGCAGTTCGAGAAGTGGGAGGCGACGTTCTTCAACTTCGAGTTCCCGCGCAACTCCTTCCACCTGCGGCGTCCGGTCGTCGAGGCGCTACCCGGGACGCTTCCCGAGGCGGAGATCCACGCGCGGATCGTCGAAGCTCTGGGCGCGCTCGACGGCGTCGACCTGACGCCGCTGCGCGAAGCAGCAAACGTCGGACGCAAGGAGTTCCGCGACGCGTTTCTCGCGTTCATGGGCGCGCACCCCGAGCTCGAGAAGCTGACGCCGGTGATCCTGTATCGAACGCTGGGTCCGACGCTGCCGAACGGCGCCGCGGCGGCGGCGCTGCTCTGGGGCGCTGCCAACATCGCCGCGCTGCGCTTCCCCGAGAGCCTCGCGCGCGCCGGCTTCGGCGGCGACGATCCCGGCGGCGCGCTGTTCGACGCCATCCTGAGCAGCCCGAGCGGCGTGGTGTTCAGCGTCGACGAGCCCGAGGACTGCTGGAGCCGCGTGCGCACCGGCGACGGCCGGATCCACGTCGACAACGAGATCATGATCCGCGCCCTCGCCGAGCTCGCGACCACGCCGCCGCCCGCGAGCGACCCGGAGTTCCCGTTCGTGCTGAGCGCCGGCGAGCGCCGCTCGTTCACCGCCAACACGATCTTCCGCAGCCCCGAGTGGCGGAAGAAGGACTACGAGGGCGCGCTGCGCATCTCGGAGGTCGACGCCGCACGCCTCGGGCTCACGAGCGGCGACCGCGCCGTGCTGACCACGAAGCGCGGCCGCGCCGAGGTCGTCGTCGAGGTGAGCCCGATGATGCGCCCGGGCCACATCTCGCTGCCCAACGGCCTCGGCCTCACGCGCACGCCCGACGAGCCGCCCGTCGGCGTCCGCCCGAACGAGCTCACGTCGGGCGAGCACCGCGATCCGATCGCGGGGACGCCGTACCACAAGCACGTCCCGGCGCGGCTCGAGCGTCTCGAGGCTCGCGCGTGA